The Rhizoctonia solani chromosome 13, complete sequence nucleotide sequence AGTGGTGTTGCAGGAGGGACGGGATATGCACACACTTGGCCATACAGATACTCCCCACAGGAACCGAAGTGGTTCAGTCAATCTCACTGCGCCACGGGCCTCTATCGACGTCATCGGCCGTCGCCAGACTGTTTCGACTCCGAAACACTCGGTGTCCAAACACACCCCTGCAACCCCTGTCGTCGTCCCCCCTACTCCCACGCCCCCTGAAGAAGACGATTCCCGACGCAGGAGCATGTACCGCGCCGCTGGCACAGCTTCATCACCTGACTTGGCAACGCTTATAAGCAAGGTTAGACGCAGCCGCGAGGAGCAGCCGGAGGAGAGAGAGCGCACACGGTCGACCACATCCTCGGCCTTTGAGATTATCGAAGCCCATACTCCGTCTAAATCCAGAGATCGCGCGCTCACATCCCCAGACTCCCAGGGTCAGCGCCGCACAAACCGCCTCGCAAAGGCTGAAAAAACACTCGGGATATCACCTGGTGCAAGTTCAAAACTCATGGCAGACAGCGATGTCGGCGAAGGTCGCTCCGACCGGGAGGGTAAAGTCAGTCAGCTTCCATATATCGTGTTTCAGCCAACTCATCGGCCCGTTCATCTTGAAGCGTGCCTCGATGCGCAATAAAACCAGCGCTTTTATTGGAAAGATGCTCGGCCATGGGCAGGGCTCCCTCAGAGGCGGCAACGTAAGGGTCCCCTTTTTCTACTCAAACAACTTCTAAATTGAGCTGACGACATACAATTTTCGGTTTACCGAATTGCATCTTCTTGTTGACGTGCATCCCGGTATCTTAGCGTTCTACCCCGACCACGCCCGTCGCGACCCAACAACACTCGTTTGCTCCCCCCGTCCCCACTATCCCACTCGAATACCGATCTTCGCCACCTCAACAAGCCTATTTCCCCACTAATACTCAACAGTCCTTGCTTAGTACCCAGTTATCTGATAGCCCAGCCCAAACGCCTAGTTTACCTAGTGCTGACCCGTTCATTGCAGACACTTGTTCTGCTCAATCTAGCCCACTAATTACACCtaccgcttcttcctcgcaGCCTATGAACGGACCGCGCCACATGAAACCTCTCCCACCTATCCAAAAACAATTTCCACCTGTACCTGTAGATGACCGTTCCGACACTGATGATGATACTCCCCTTGCGCCCCCGAAACCCCCCGGCCCGACTAGATCAAAGCCAACACTCGAAGGTCGAGCAAGGCCTCCATTCGAACCAAAACCAAGGCTCCCCTCGGATACGCGTCTAAGGACTACCGGAGGAGCAAATAGAGAAGCGGCTCTTGCTTCTGCTGCAACCACCAATGTTGCGCCTCGCGAACTTGACCATAGTGCAACCCTCACTCAGCGGAGTCATGCTCGCCCGTCGTTCCCTCGACAGTCCAAGGACGGGCGAAGGAGGAGCATGAGTGTGAGCGATATTGATATTCAGAAGTTGATGATGGAAACTCGGCAGCGCAGAGACGCGCATGCTTCCCCTCCGAGAGCATCGATGGATGACGCAGTGGCCAACAATTCCGAGTCCGACGAAGACCGAACTGAAGAAGGGCACCCACCACGGGCACCGGATCATTCTCATCACGCAGTCGACCAGAGACGGATGAGCAGGCGTGCTCGGGAAATCTCCGCTTGGACCCAAGGCATGGAGATATCCACCATAGTCGACGGATTTGGAGAGGGACTGCAGGATGCTTTGGGTGGAATCAGGGGCTCGCCTCATCGAACTACCTTTCCTGCCAACGCTCAAAAGGCTTATTCGCTACGTCCAGTTCGACATGGCGATCAACACGTATCTGCTTCTATGTCAAGGGGTATTCCCTCTTCGCCTCTCGCTGCTCGAAGCCAGAGCAATGCTTCGTCGTCGTCCATGCTCGCTGTGCCTGGTACCTACCCTGCATCATCGAGTGGACAGACGCTCACCAATCAGCCCAGTATGGAGAGCATGCGTACAGTTAGTAGCGAGACTGCTGGTACGTATATTACCCCTCCAAGCTCCGCCATCCTCGATTCCTCAAGTTCGACTCCTCCGGCTACAAGCCCCGCGATGGGTGCCAACCGAGCATTACCTTCGACCAACGCCCCTGTGGCGTTGTCTACTTCTCCACCCCCTCGCTCTTCTTCATTACGTCTATCTTCACGACCATTACCTCGTCGGCAGCCTCCACGCCACAGGAGCGCAGCCAGTGCTTCAGAACCTTCTCTCCTGGAAGGTATAGCTGCGGGTCCGAGTAACAGCATTCGTCTCGTTAGCGACCACGCCCCCATTCGGAAAGAATCTTCTCGGGAGCGAGAGCGAGACCAACGATTGGTCTCGGATCCCGTGGCGTGGCATCATCACCGGACTGACGAAAACGAAGGACCAAAGATCAATCGAAGAGGAAGTTCAGGTGCGGCAAGCACGGATATGGATGGACGTGGGAAAGAACTTGCAAATAAATGttgggaagaggacgagTCGTTTTTGGCCAAAGAGAAGATTGCAGAATGGCTGGGTGGAACGTGAGCCCGTTTTATGGTTCTATTCTGCTCATAGTTTAATTGTGAAGGCAGGGCTGCGATAAATAAGATTGCCTTGCGGTACTATATGGATAATTTCGATTTTACCAGGATGAGGCTAGACGGTGCTTTTCGGTACGTACAACTTTTACACGAATGGCGCGAGTGCTGACCGAAGTAAAGGCACTTGTGTACCAAGCTGTACTTGAAGGCCGAGACGCAGCAAGTTGACAGGATCCTGGAGGAATTTAGCAGGCGGTTTTGGGATTGTAATCGAGGCTCAGTATACGCATCTCCTTGTAAGTTCTGCCTTCCCTGCGTGGTCTGGGTCCCACTATTAATACTCTTATCCAGCCATTGTCCACGCAATTGCATACTCTCTTCTACTCCTCAATACCGATCTACACATTGCTGAGCTTACTTCGCACATGAGCAAAAACCAGTTCGTGCGCAATACCTGGGCTGTTATTCAAGATCAAATAAGAGCACCCGAGCTTCCAAAAAGTCCAGGTTCTGGTAGTGGGTCCACTGTGATGGAACCGCTAAAGAGTCCGATCAATATTGAACGCGGACAAGTGAGTCGGTCCTGGTGCCATTACTGTTATTTATTGACATAAAGGGTGGCTCAGTTTAGCCAAGAGCAGTTGCGTTCGCAAGCTCACTTGGCAGGCGAGTCTACTCCCGAGCTAGTACTCGACGAAGATGAAGGTCAGCTGGGTGACGGATCGGAGCACCTTACTCGCAAGCAGCGAAGTGGAAGTCTGAATTCTTGGAGGAGTGGGTCGCGCGAGGGCCAACTTCCTATGAATACGAGTAATCCCAGCGTCACGGATGCTTCGGATCCAAAAACCCCTACGGGTAGTATGCATGCTGTGGTTAGCGTCCGGGGATGGGACTCGGAAATGGAAATGCTGCTCAAAGTAGGACAATTTCTTGTTTCTTGATTAGAGTTTGACGATTTTGGGTTACAGGAAATGTACAATTCCGTCAAGCACCAACAGATTCTCCAACCGCTCACGGGACTGTCGCCTCCTGAACGGCAGTCGATGTCTCTCAGTCCAGGTATGACAACTCTTAGTCGTACTCGGAGTCAGAGAAGTCACGTCGGGGCAGGAGGTGATAGGATTACATCGCTGAAACGCGGTTCGATTCGAGGGTTGCAAAGCCTGCTATTAGCCCAGAGTCCATACGGAAGTAACTCCACTGTAGATGGTCGGATTTCCCCATCACCTAGCTTTGCTACCTCAATTGGCGAGGTGAGTGTTGGCCTATCCATTGAACCAGATTCTGATCTGTGTCATACAGGGTGTCCCAACTCCCAACACCAGTCTATTCGCACCGACGATTGGTTTCGCATCCAACCTCTCACATACGATCATCAAGGAGGCTCAAGAAGATGATGTAGGAAGTGTAAAGAGCGATGTGACCAGCTCCACCATCATCAGCATCACCGATGAGGAGCTGGCCTTGCTTGGCCCACCATGGGCAAAGGAAGGAATGCTATGTCGAAAGCAGTACTGGGAATCCGCTGGGAAACGTGCCAAGGTCAAGACTTGGATGGATGTCTTTGTGGTCATTCAAAAGGGCGAGCTGAGCATGTTCGTCTTTGGCGAAACCAGCGCCCATACGGGGGGTGGGAACCAAGTCGGAGGTGGGAACTGGGTTGTGAGTTGCTAACAGATTGACCTATGGGATGTTCTGACTAGTAGGATAGTCCAACGCCAATTGCGTCGGCAAAGTGGTTCTGGCACACGCCTTAGCACACACTTTGCCTCCTCCGGGCTACAACCGGCAGAGACCCCACTGTTTTGTCCTGACACTCGCATCGGGTGCTGTGTTCTTTTTCCAGGCTGGGACTGAGGACCTGGTCAACGAGTGGGTAATGACCTGCAATTACTGGGCCGCGCGGCAGAGCAAGGAACCATTGTCTGGGGGTGTTTCAAACATGGAGTATGGCTGGAACCGCGCGCTTGAGATGATTCAATCTGGAAATGTAGAAGACCGTAGGGTCGATTCATCAGACGCACAGAGCGTGCGCAGCGGTCGAAACTTGAACATGCGGATGCCCGCTTCTCCCTACAGCTCGGAACGCATTTTCATTCATGATTGGACGGGCCCCATGCATTCAGTAATGCCGAGTACTCATGATGAGGAGACCCAAATGGAAGCACTGCAGAAGCAAGCCAACTTACTAAAGCAAGAGTTGCACATTCACAACGAACTCCGACAGCCTATGATGAATATGGTAAGCATTTTCTCACGAAACCGCTTGAATGAACTTGATATTGTTATCTAGTACATCCCTCGGTCGACAAACGCAGTTAAGGCTTCCAATAACTGGGAGCGTAGGTCTCAATACCTGCTGTCTGAGATCGTCAAGTACGATTCATACGTGGATTCACTACGTTCAGCCATGTCCCAGCGTCTCAAAAGACGGGGAGAGAAGGCTCTAGAACGTGCTCTAGTTGCCTCAAGGCCCGATGAAGACGACCTCGAAcggatatatgcatcaccGTCGATTACTGGGTCGGGACCTGCTCGCCTCGAGCGAGGAGCAAGCAGTTCTGTGAGAGGAAGGCACCAAGTCATCCAGGAAGACGATGAACCAATAACCCCACTGCCATGCGCCACCTCTTCCGCAACAAGGTATCGCTGATAGATTCCATTTCCTTGGATACCCGGATATATTTATGCTCTTTCGTAATATATTGTATCAAGATGTATATGCGTAATATGTTTTAATTACGGTAATAGAAGAGAACAAAACAAAGTACTGTAATGGATTTTGAGTAACTCCTATTTATCTATTaatcttgggcttcctgaaCGTATGCAACAACCAGAGTTGTTACCGGCTCCACTAACTCGAGGAGCGTTGCATGTTTGCGACTGTTACCTTGCTTGCGTTCTTTGCCGTTGATAACGCAAGACTCTGTCATTTTCATTTTGATTCAAATGAGGAACCATGTATGCAAATTCAAGCTATTAGTTTATGCTTGGCTAGGGGCTCATTTTGTGTATAAGTAATGAGATAATAAAATAAAGACATGTATACAGCAAAAGGTGAAACAAGCAGAAGTAGAATGGTATTGGAATTGAATCCAATTTAAAAGATGGGTGTCTCAGATCTACCCATAAGGTGCATGCAAGATCTGGCCCAGTCAGAAGAGCAAATAAGTGGTCTGTTGGATACAGGCTAATTCTGCTCCAATGATCTAGGTAGGACTCCAGACCCATGCACCTCCTGTAAGACAGAAGTTGCACAGCCATGTGGGCAGAGTCTACATTTCTAGACCAAGTGTGATTTGTCTCCTTGACCAATTTGTAATTACATTATTGGACCATGAATATGATCATTTTTAACATACTAGTGGTGGCTGTcgtaacccatatctggaagggttattgccatatatatccactgtcaaatatatatatagtatatgtggtgcacagtgatatatgaataatatatgttgctgggggacattgcactccccctgccccccttgccacaggccaatgttaagggagcctgtgggcaaggtctgaataatatattattatagaagagattatgtcatcccccccacctcaaatctgtagtagtttagtatagtatttgataaaggactggagggggggaggtcatgtgaccctggtggactgtcagtctctaagtcatgagcccttagagtaatgacagttctgactgcatatatgtgagtatatgcggccttctaaagactgtggagtATTCTATTAgcaggtggcttggtcaggagacatgccagcaaaggcatgggtcatgacacttaTAAAAACCCTTAACCcaggccattgttgccctctacctctatccataccccttgggcctttgttgcccctctaccctgtttcatagtctattggtgatagggccatggacttAAAGCCCcaacttgtatcataggtccaagcttagttgtgacacccACTAGATCCATCCCTGGGCTTTACCAGCCCACTCCAGTCAAACCTCCCCTACCCCCCATGTCCACACTCTACTTGGCCCCCTCTGTCCAAATGCCTATGCCTCCCCCTCCAGCTCTGGTTACAGCTGCTGCCCCTCAGTAGGCAGCTGTCAAAATAGATCACCTGAATCCTTACAAAGGGAAGATTGGGAGCAatgccaagcaatggcttaCCTGCATGCTTGCATGGGTTTGCCTAAACCAAAGGATGTTTCCCTCCCAAGGGGAAATCCTTTtgttcctcctgatgaacatggaGGACTAAGCTTGTGCTTGGGTGCACCCCCACCTAGACCAATTAGGGTCTCACTgggccatcatccaaaccaCAGATGACTTGAAAGGGAATTCTTGGCAGCTTTTGGGGATCCAGGTGCCACTTGGGCTGCAGAGCAAAAAATCACTACACTCACCCAAACCAGCACTTGTGCCAATTATATCACCAGGTTCCACACCCTGGCAATGGAGTTAGACTAGAACAATGCAGCCCTCAGTGGCCAATTTgcacaaggcctccactgggagatCAGTAGACAAATTGCAACTCACAAATGTTGCCCCACCATGctcctggagctgcagaatgcagctCTTGTCATTGACAATGCCCTCTGTGAGGAGTgtgccagccacctgccAAAGGGTATCAAGTCTGGAAGCACCTCCACCCCCAACagggggcaagtaccagcTATCAGGCCAGTACACCAAAACAACTCTCCAACAACCTTAACTTTGTCTTGGAGGAAGAGCAAAactgttacaatcccctaaaactataccactggattcgcctcatttttctcatatttttactattttttacgaactcgttatcttatgttttttagtcacgtgatctcggcgcttattaagccgagatgccgcgccaagatgccgtgccaagggcgcttaggagaaatccacgcttctgcgcagcctgcagcatgcttctcatttcacacatatacttcctttcacacaagcacagaccatgtaaatagtacACGtacttctatatatacagcaggaaaattgcttggagaccccaagtcaattttaccttgtctcatattcattgaggaggacatccagccagctaagtagccggcccccttagTCATCAGAAGTAACCCCCCTtaccttactcatcacacctcccaggcctaaggcccccttgcagtagtatagaaatagcagaccgccttaagcagtattaggatagcctagATACATAGTTAcgtaagcagtgtctgtagtagtacggccgtaagcgcccatccactagcgtgtgaccaaccttacagttgggtcacaacaaaAACCACCACCATGCTGAAGGCGCATGCAtcatgtcataaacagaggaaaatagagctagctggaattgaaccagcttgactgctaagccatagagccctattattcctctgctgacaacccatgattacacctgctaccccccaaatttgggcttgtgccagcatgcaaccacttgtactggtcatgtggctgtgtccaggacacatcAAATGTGGTAAAATGGGGCACAAATTTGCCAAATGTTGCATGGGATGGAAGGCAACCTGTaaggaggacaaggggaagcCTAATGAAactgccaagattggcaaagagtctggacctgttgtagacacacacaATACCACAggatttattccaattttctcaaatttaaacaaagacaaacaaagaacattttcaatcacatgatcttggtgcttatattaTATGCTtagtgccaagccatgtccccatctgcacttactCATCAtgtgtagccacctccacctgatgacatcactatgacatgtcagtgacatgtatgcatgagtaaggctgcagtcagagcagggttcttattggttatggttttgcatattgtaatttgtaattagctcactctatgtaatatataagaaggccaaccaaccatggtaacacccaggttgattacctctctTGTTGCaaccactcagtgtacaagggccctacTGCCCAGTaaaatacttagttagctacatagtccctacactgccttaagtggcttctctcctgtacttaggtagtttaCAATGCCTTACAGTGTCTTGTCACTGTAGATAGGTAGTTGTCATAGGTAGctcccacactgccttaagtggttttACACCTGTACCCACTTGGCTGTaatctgttgtagacacattcaataccacggaatttattccaaatttctcaaatttaaacaaagttaaacagacaacatttctaatcacgtgactttggcgcttatatcatacgttaagcgccaagccacatccccatccgcgcttactcatcatatgtagccacctccacctgatgacatcactatgacacatcagtgacacgtatgcatgagtaagaccaactgtggagcagggttctgatttgatacagtattgcatatgatgtatttgtaattagctctcccctgtaatatataaggaggccaaccaaccatggtaacacccaggttgattacctcttgttgcaatccactcagtgtacaagggccttatagcccagtaaatacttagttagctacttagttgtctacaccaccttaagcggctttgccattgtacttagatagcttgtcaccgccttaagcagtcttgttgttgtaggatagtagCTTGTTGCCGTAGATAGGACcattgttgccttaagcaactttacCTCTTTGTACAttgcagccacaagtgccatccCCTTGACATCCtaacagatgtctaggacataATCACCAGCTGCCTTGTTGTCCCAATGGACATTTAGGACAGGACCCAACtggggaaaagactaagggtacctgctgctgcacacaaggaccccaaggactctggctatATTGAAATCTGTTATATTACTAGTACCAATAGAATGTCACCACTCTTCACCATTTTGATTAAGCCAGATAAAGCAGAACATTTAGAAgccctgattgattcaggcacTGTCCTAGATATCCTTaaggggcatcaaggcagcaggcacttgtggccatatgtaCTGGTGAGGGAAACCGTGTAAGGCAGTGGCTATGCTACCTATGacaactaactactgactgcagtgaccaaggccataagGGCATTGGCAAattacctaagtacagtgaggaagctgcttaaggcagtgactattgtcctagacatctgttggGATGTTGAGGggatggcacttgtggccacaGAGTACAACtatgagaaagttgcttaaggcaacagcAGATCTATCTATGGTGACAAgcaactatcctacaacaacaagactgctTATGGCAGtaacaagctatctaagtacaatgacaaagccacttaaggcagttgtcatgaccttcattggcatgacatgaatttttactattttctatcttttttctgagacagtttccttttttggtatatatttatgactcatcaagatcacgtgacatatttgatatatgatgtgaaattgtaaatgactcattatttagtactgttgtttttgatgtggcttgcttcatgtatttaaaccaggtcaagttgctgctagaacagcaagacttgacctctttgtcaattcatccccagCTTACACCTTAccccttgcccaggcccttagttggccattagtgcaccTGACTTAAGAACCAtatccaggcctttgttgccctctacccacaCTTCATATCCCCTGGGCCCTAGCCACCCCTCTACAtagtttcatagtccattggtgatagggccacggactttaagcctccttgtaccataggtccaagctgagtcaTGACAGTGGTGTAATCTACCTAAGtgactaactaagtatttactggactgtaaggtccttgtacactgagtagggatgcaacaagaggtaatcaacctgggtgttaccatggttggttggcctccttatatattacagagtgaagctatttacaaatacagaagatgcaatactataaccaataagaaccctgctctgcagttggccttacccatgcatacatgtcactgatgtgtcattgtgatgtcattgggtggaggtggctacacaTGATGAggtaatgtcatgagccacacccctattgtgccctctattcacataccagggcactcatggtacacactacggccaccggaaacacgcatatactcgcacttatgcactcagaacccccaggttcccacatataagagacttatggtcaacatggctggacttagtgatattctctaagtccaggtcacatgacctcccctcctccagtcctttatcaaatactatactaaactactaaaGGAGGCGTCATCCATTGCCCACTACCTGGGTGTGGAGCACAGCTTTTTTTTGGTGCTTAGCCCGCTTTTCACAGTAAATGCTTGTTTTCTTGCTGACCAGACTAATTTCAAGTGATTGCTCTGGTAGTTCTGTTTGCATTTctgttgcatatatgtacatataATTTTATTATTGATATCTTTAGTCCCCAAGCCTAAACATCCATTAGAGTAACCAGCGCCAGGGTTGGCACGTGAACAGAAACCAAGTGGCAATACATGACAGTGTGCACGTAAGTTGACTAACAGAGTCCAGGGGTCCACCAGCCTTAGCAGACAACTACTCATTCTCAATGGTAGCTAGTAAACAGAAAGCACAACCGCAGAGCTCCCTTTGGGAGGCCAGAAAATGGGTGGGCCATTCTAAGCTAATTAATCTTGAATTGAAGTGCTTATATCTTTTGATAGCAATGGCTGGAACAAGCCAATTCTGAAATTGACAAAATTGGAGAGAAAGATCCAATGGAGTACCCGGTCATAGATCCACAGACAGAGCAACCTGTAGGCAGTAGGAAGATTGAAATAATTGTCATAGGTTGGTCAAAAGTAAAGTATAGACTTTATAATTAACCAAAAAAATCCTTCAGAGCCAAGAGGCTCCCAAGTGGGCATGCCACCAGCTCCTAATCCACCTCATGACTCTGATGATTCCTCAGAGGATGAATCAGACCAAGAGGAACAAGCCACTGGATGGAAAACATACTACTGCCCCCCAACAATCCATGAAGCAGAGGCTGCACTCCAGAAAATTGATCAAGCTGTTTGGACTCCATGGCCATCAGGTGGCTATTTGTATGCAAGGTTGGATTGGGTCACCAATGAGCATTATTCTGCAATCAAGGCTTGCTTGAATCAATTCCTCATGGCCAGCCCCAAGGGGAAGAGATTCATTGAGGCGTCAAAAGATGCAGCACAAGTTCAAGGGTGGAAAGAAACTTACACTCAAACCATCCGCAAATGGACCCAACATTCCATACAAACAGGTTGTCTACCCAGCAATCATCAAGGATGGTGGAATGTGTCAATACTTGAGGATGAAGATATTTCAGGCAAAATAAAGCTGCACTTACAGCAAATTGGAAAACTTGCCTGTGCACAAGATGTTGTCAAGTTTTTACAGGATCCTGAAGTCCGTGATTGGCTTGGTATCACCAAAAAGATCAGTATGTGGACTGCTCAATGTTGGTTGTCTTGTGCTGGATTCTGTTGGCGCTCAGAGCCTAAAGGTCAATACTTTGACAGGCATGAACGCAAAGATGTTGTCACATACCAGCAACAAACATACATCCCCTTTATAAAGGCTCTGGAGCGGCGGCAAACAATTTACAACCAGGATGGAATCCCAGATCCCACCCGTCCAATGAGTTGATTTTCTTTGCAAATGACTGCTGGACGGTC carries:
- a CDS encoding Sec7 guanine nucleotide exchange factor, with the translated sequence MSLFNRSNQSRSPPSAFKLSGVASTDRTVRRVSRTHDDFEAALRSEDTVVLQEGRDMHTLGHTDTPHRNRSGSVNLTAPRASIDVIGRRQTVSTPKHSVSKHTPATPVVVPPTPTPPEEDDSRRRSMYRAAGTASSPDLATLISKVRRSREEQPEERERTRSTTSSAFEIIEAHTPSKSRDRALTSPDSQGQRRTNRLAKAEKTLGISPGASSKLMADSDVGEGRSDREGKRASMRNKTSAFIGKMLGHGQGSLRGGNRSTPTTPVATQQHSFAPPVPTIPLEYRSSPPQQAYFPTNTQQSLLSTQLSDSPAQTPSLPSADPFIADTCSAQSSPLITPTASSSQPMNGPRHMKPLPPIQKQFPPVPVDDRSDTDDDTPLAPPKPPGPTRSKPTLEGRARPPFEPKPRLPSDTRLRTTGGANREAALASAATTNVAPRELDHSATLTQRSHARPSFPRQSKDGRRRSMSVSDIDIQKLMMETRQRRDAHASPPRASMDDAVANNSESDEDRTEEGHPPRAPDHSHHAVDQRRMSRRAREISAWTQGMEISTIVDGFGEGLQDALGGIRGSPHRTTFPANAQKAYSLRPVRHGDQHVSASMSRGIPSSPLAARSQSNASSSSMLAVPGTYPASSSGQTLTNQPSMESMRTVSSETAGTYITPPSSAILDSSSSTPPATSPAMGANRALPSTNAPVALSTSPPPRSSSLRLSSRPLPRRQPPRHRSAASASEPSLLEGIAAGPSNSIRLVSDHAPIRKESSRERERDQRLVSDPVAWHHHRTDENEGPKINRRGSSGAASTDMDGRGKELANKCWEEDESFLAKEKIAEWLGGTAAINKIALRYYMDNFDFTRMRLDGAFRHLCTKLYLKAETQQVDRILEEFSRRFWDCNRGSVYASPSIVHAIAYSLLLLNTDLHIAELTSHMSKNQFVRNTWAVIQDQIRAPELPKSPGSGSGSTVMEPLKSPINIERGQFSQEQLRSQAHLAGESTPELVLDEDEGQLGDGSEHLTRKQRSGSLNSWRSGSREGQLPMNTSNPSVTDASDPKTPTGSMHAVVSVRGWDSEMEMLLKEMYNSVKHQQILQPLTGLSPPERQSMSLSPGMTTLSRTRSQRSHVGAGGDRITSLKRGSIRGLQSLLLAQSPYGSNSTVDGRISPSPSFATSIGEGVPTPNTSLFAPTIGFASNLSHTIIKEAQEDDVGSVKSDVTSSTIISITDEELALLGPPWAKEGMLCRKQYWESAGKRAKVKTWMDVFVVIQKGELSMFVFGETSAHTGGGNQVGGGNWVSNANCVGKVVLAHALAHTLPPPGYNRQRPHCFVLTLASGAVFFFQAGTEDLVNEWVMTCNYWAARQSKEPLSGGVSNMEYGWNRALEMIQSGNVEDRRVDSSDAQSVRSGRNLNMRMPASPYSSERIFIHDWTGPMHSVMPSTHDEETQMEALQKQANLLKQELHIHNELRQPMMNMYIPRSTNAVKASNNWERRSQYLLSEIVKYDSYVDSLRSAMSQRLKRRGEKALERALVASRPDEDDLERIYASPSITGSGPARLERGASSSVRGRHQVIQEDDEPITPLPCATSSATRYR
- a CDS encoding Retrotransposon gag protein is translated as MSTLYLAPSVQMPMPPPPALVTAAAPQEDWEQCQAMAYLHACMGLPKPKDVSLPRGNPFVPPDEHGGLSLEFLAAFGDPGATWAAEQKITTLTQTSTCANYITRFHTLAMELD